GGCTGGTTGGTGAAAAGCCTTCAGTACATAAAGTATGAATTACACTCTGGAGTCTCAATATGAAAATATTGCGTATGTCATACGATATAATGACTATGAGGCATCTTTTGATGCGAATTAAGGTGGTACCACGGGTTTTCTCGTCCTTATAGGATTTGAGAAAACCCTTTTTATTTTTCATAAAATCATCAATAAAGGAGGAATTATAATGAATGTATTTGATACCTTAATGGAAAGAGGATATATAGCACAAACAACCCATGAAGAAGAGATAAGAGAGCTTTTAGGAAAAGAATCAGTTACATTTTATATAGGCTTTGACCCTACTGCTGACAGCCTACACGTAGGACATTTCGTTACTATGATGTTTATGGCACATATGCAAAGAGCGGGCCATAGACCTATAGCCTTAGTTGGCGGTGGAACTGCTATGATAGGTGATCCATCAGGAAGAACTGATATGAGACAAATGCTTACTAAAGAAGGAATTGAGCATAATGTAAGCTGTATAAAAAAACAATTAGAGAATTTTATTGACTTTAGCGATGGTAAGGCAATACTAGAAAATAATGCTGATTGGCTGTTAGATCTAAACTATGTTGACTTTTTAAGAGAAGTTGGAACTCACTTTTCAGTTAATAGAATGCTTACTGCTGAATGTTTTAAACAAAGACTAGAAAAGGGACTATCCTTCTTAGAGTTTAACTACATGCTAATGCAGGGATATGATTTCTATGTGTTAAATGAGAAACATAATTGCATAATGCAATTGGGTGGCAATGATCAGTGGTCTAATATGATTGCTGGTATGGAACTTATAAGAAGAAAGACTAGCAAGCAAGCATATGCGATGACTTGTGCACTACTAACAAATAGTGAAGGTAACAAAATGGGCAAAACTGCAAAGGGTGCTGTATGGCTAGACCCAGAGAAAACCTCTCCATATGAGTTCTACCAATACTGGAGAAATGTAGATGATGCTGAGGTAGAGCAGTGCTTAAGACTGTTGACATTCATACCGATGGATGAGGTTAGAAGACTATCTGCCCTTGAAGGCGCTGAAATAAATGAAGCTAAAAAAGTATTGGCTTTTGAGGTTACAAAGCTTGTTCATGGTGAGGAAGAAGCGATAAAAGCAGAAGATGCCACAAAGGCCTTATTTGGTGGCAGTGGGGATTTAGATTCGATGCCTACTACTGAGCTTGAAAAATCTCTATTTGAAGAAGGTGTTGGAATACTAAGTCTACTAACTCAAATTGGCCTTACAAAGTCTAATGGTGAGGCAAGAAGACTGATTACTCAAGGTGGAATATCTATTAAAAATAGTCAGGTAAGTGATCCAAGCATAGTAATCACCTTAGATGACTTTGAGGATAATAGGCTTATAATTAGAAAGGGCAAAAAAGTATACCACCAAATCAAGCTAGTATAGAGACACGAGGACGACTTGTATTTAATCCAAGTCGTCCCTGTTTATTTTGGCTAATGCAATTATCACATTTTTACTCGAGATATATTATTATGAAATACATTGTTATTTAATAACTATATGTCTAAAGTAACATAAATACGTCATATCCTTCATGTACTTATAAAAATACAGAAAATTATTAATATAAAAATTAAAACAAGAACTAATTTAATTCTTTTCAGTTCTATTTATTATGTCTACAAAATTTTTTACAAATCTAGCAGTTAAGCCCCATATAACATAGTCCTCATAAACATAAAAATAAACTGCTTGACTGCTCTTATTCCAATTATAATTTCTCCCATTTTGTATTAGATGATATGGAAAGTCAGCCCTAGGAGTGACTTCTAGCTTCGTATAATGTATTTCTGGTTCATTTTTTAGAAAAAAATCTAATGGTACTGTAAATACATGCCCAACTTCATTTCTATTGTATTCTAGGAGCTCCACATCTAAATCCTCTAGTACTCCCACATAACCATATACTACACTTTTCGAAGACAATACATAGTCTAACTCTCCTAATAGGGTTATACTTTCAGATTTAATATTTAATTCTTCACAGGTTTCTCTAATAGCCCCTTCTTTAAATGTCTCTTTTCCCTCTACTTTCCCGCCTGGAAAAGATATCTCATTAGGCTGTCTATCTAACTTTTCTGAACGCACCTCAAATAAAATATGCCACTTCCCATCCATGTTTATTAAAGGTAAAAGTATAGCATAATTATCTATTAAATCCATAGAGCTTCCTTTTCGCTGTTTAAATACTTGTTCTAAATAATGAAAATCCATAATTACCACCTCATTATGATACTATCATATCTCCAATTGAATTCCAATGATATAGATAAGTAGATAGTCAAACCCTCGAGTTTATAAGCAACAAAAAAAAGTCGGACGCCCAATTGGGCGTCCTGTTAAATTTCTATTTCTCTATTATAGTAACTCTTCTCCTTCATTCCAATCTATAGGACATAGACCACCAGTTTGCAGTGCTTTTAATACTCTTATGGTTTCGTCTACACTTCTACCTATTCCAAGGTCATGAACTACTGAGTATCTCACTACCCCTTCTGGGTCAATTATGAATAGTCCTCGAAGTGCAATTCCCTCTTCCTCTATCAAAACACCATAATCTCTTGCTGTAGATTTTGTTCTATCAGATGCTAGCGGGAATTTTAGCTTTCCTAGGTCACCCTTTATCCAAGCTTTATGTGAATGTTCACTGTCTGTACTAATCCCTAAAACATCTGCTCCTGCTTTCTGAAACTCCTCATATCTATCACTATAGGCTCTTATTTCAGTAGGGCAAACGAAAGTAAAGTCTAACGGATAAAAGAACATTACTAGCCATTTTCCCTTATAATCACTTAGTTTTACTTCACCAAAATCCTCGCCATTAGGCATAACTGCGTTTAATTTAAAATCTAATGCTGGTTTACCAACTATTCTTTCCATGTAATTTCCTCCTTATGTTTAAAATAATATTAATCAATATATTTATATCCCATCAATAAAATTTTAAACAAAGTTAATTAATTCACATGGCCAACTGTTCTTCAACTCTCTTTTTCACTCTGTCGTGTATTCTTTCGTTTCTTTTTTTCATGTTTTTATAATATTTTTCAATGTTTCCATCAAAAGGAATTTTCTCTCCAAAGGCTATAGTCTCTAAAGCCTGTCTAGCCTTATTGACTACATAGTTTTCATCAACATTATGTCCATATTTTTTTAGATGAGACAGAGTAAGAGCTAATGCTTCTATTACTTTCCCTTGTTCGAAATCTTTATTATTATACTTAGGTAACTCTTCCCATTCGGAAGGTAAAATGTATACTCCTTCTTCTATGGCAGACATTAGAGCTCTTTTTGTAAATCCTATAAGACATTTACTTCCTGCACAAGCTCCACAATTAGATTCCCCAAGACATATGTTCTCTACGGCTCTTTCAATCTCATTTGCTTGAATATACAAAGCAGCTGCAGCCTCCTGCATTGGAAGTTTCTTTCCTGTTTTTCTCGCCTTTAAGGTTGGCTTCAATAATAGATAAACAGATAAAGCTATAATTATAAAGTAAATCATAACATTTAGTCCTGTTATAAATCTTGGATTAACTGTCTGAAATAGCTTTACAGTACCAAAGAATAAGAAAATGCCTGATGAAATAATTTTAATTGCAAACTCAGGTACCTTATCTCCAATTATGCTTCCCACAAATATGCCTAGGCTGCTTGTAGCCAACATTCCTAAAACCGTTCCAAATAATATAAAAATTGGATAACTTGCATCTGTACCTAAAGTCATAGCTGTAAGCTGTGTTTTGTCTCCTAGTTCTCCCACAAAAAAAGCCATAGCTACAGTTAATACTGGCCCAAAACTCTTTTTACTACTTTTCTCTTCTTCCTCGTTATCATTTTTTAGTGTCCACAATCCAAATATTACAAACATCAATCCGGCAGCTAATTGTATCTTGTCTAATGGGATTACATTTGATAGATAGGAGCCTAAAGCTATGGCTATACCATGGTTTAGTGCAGAGCCAATGATAACTCCTAATAAAACCTTTCGCACCTTATATTGTGTTGCAAATGTCATAGCTAATATCTGAGTCTTGTCTCCCATCTCTGCTGCAAAAATAAAGAAAAAAGCTCTTAATAATTCCTTTAACATTAGTATCCCTCCACAGCTTAAGCATTTAATTTTTAATGACTCAAAAAAGAATCCTATTTAACAAGGATTCCCTTTAAGATTTAATTATGTCCGTTATAGAAAGGTTTCTATCATCTTAATATGTTCTTCTTCTTCTGCGATTATTCTAGTTAGTGCTTTGTAGCTACTAGTTTTAGTATCCTCTATTTTTCTAACTAATAAACCTTGTATACTGATGATTAAAGCTACTTTTTTCTTTCTAAAAGCTAAAGTATTGTTCAGAAGCTCTTTTACTTCATCTACTTCATAAAAAGTCATTCCTTTCTTAAATTCTAAGATAATCTTTGATACCGAATCATATATATCAAAATCAATTGTTATATCTTCAAATTTTGACATCTCATTTTTTAAATCTTCATATACCTTTATATGTCTTTCTTCCTCCCTTGCAAATACACCTGCAGCTAGCTTTACACGTTGGTTTACATTGGAGCTTTCTTTTAGTGTTTTATATAACTCCAAAGATTCTTTATCGATTTCAATCAACTTGGCAATAATATCTAAAATTGTATACATCAACTGCTTCCCTTCTATAATCATTTTAATACAATTGATTATATCATAGGTCTTTAGTCCCTTTCAATAATGATAAATTTTTGCCAAGGTCCTATTTTATCTAAAAGATATATTTCTTCTTCGCAAACTCTTCCTACTACACTTGTTTTACCGCTATTTTTCATTGGTTTTAATGCTATTTGCAATTCTCCAGCATACCTATCATACAAGCTGCTTTCTATCAAAACATCTCCTCGTTCAATGTCTCTAGTATTAAAGGCTTCAAAATGATGTCCGGTATACTTCACTCGACTTTGAGTAGACCGTATCATATACTCTGACACATCTCCTCTATTGAAGTGAACTTCATCTAATATGATTTTTCTTTCAAGTTCTGGAACATTCTCATAGATATGAATATTTAAAGATAATAGGTCTTTATTCATTTCACCAAGTATCCTCAGCTCTTCTTCAGAAGCAAAGCAATTTGCTATGATTACATTATCAATTAAGCCAGTGTTAAATAAGTCCTTAGCTTGCACTTCTATTGGAAGTTCTCTATGTTCCTCTAAAGTGCAAAGCCCCTCATTAAGTGGCCATGGACCGAAAACTGCATTTTCAGAAGAAATAAAGGCTGCTGTCTCTATTCCATATTGCTTATATGTTCTCGAACACTTCATAAAATGATCTCTTGATAGACCTGTATATCTATGGGGATAAAAATTGTGACAACCAACAAGATTATCTTTATTAGGAACATAGGACAATATGTTGTCTATATACTTAGTTCCATTGCTCATATTTACTTCTATCTTTAACCCATATGGATTAAAAGTCATTATG
The nucleotide sequence above comes from Proteiniborus sp. DW1. Encoded proteins:
- a CDS encoding TMEM165/GDT1 family protein codes for the protein MLKELLRAFFFIFAAEMGDKTQILAMTFATQYKVRKVLLGVIIGSALNHGIAIALGSYLSNVIPLDKIQLAAGLMFVIFGLWTLKNDNEEEEKSSKKSFGPVLTVAMAFFVGELGDKTQLTAMTLGTDASYPIFILFGTVLGMLATSSLGIFVGSIIGDKVPEFAIKIISSGIFLFFGTVKLFQTVNPRFITGLNVMIYFIIIALSVYLLLKPTLKARKTGKKLPMQEAAAALYIQANEIERAVENICLGESNCGACAGSKCLIGFTKRALMSAIEEGVYILPSEWEELPKYNNKDFEQGKVIEALALTLSHLKKYGHNVDENYVVNKARQALETIAFGEKIPFDGNIEKYYKNMKKRNERIHDRVKKRVEEQLAM
- a CDS encoding MupG family TIM beta-alpha barrel fold protein, whose amino-acid sequence is MRKLGVSIYPQNASKEENMNYLELAAKYGFSKVFTCLISMKGNKDNFIRDFSEIMNYAKTLGMEVIADVSPSVFHDFNIDYKDLKFFHELGLGGIRLDLGFTGLEESIMTFNPYGLKIEVNMSNGTKYIDNILSYVPNKDNLVGCHNFYPHRYTGLSRDHFMKCSRTYKQYGIETAAFISSENAVFGPWPLNEGLCTLEEHRELPIEVQAKDLFNTGLIDNVIIANCFASEEELRILGEMNKDLLSLNIHIYENVPELERKIILDEVHFNRGDVSEYMIRSTQSRVKYTGHHFEAFNTRDIERGDVLIESSLYDRYAGELQIALKPMKNSGKTSVVGRVCEEEIYLLDKIGPWQKFIIIERD
- a CDS encoding peroxiredoxin — its product is MERIVGKPALDFKLNAVMPNGEDFGEVKLSDYKGKWLVMFFYPLDFTFVCPTEIRAYSDRYEEFQKAGADVLGISTDSEHSHKAWIKGDLGKLKFPLASDRTKSTARDYGVLIEEEGIALRGLFIIDPEGVVRYSVVHDLGIGRSVDETIRVLKALQTGGLCPIDWNEGEELL
- the tyrS gene encoding tyrosine--tRNA ligase, translating into MMNVFDTLMERGYIAQTTHEEEIRELLGKESVTFYIGFDPTADSLHVGHFVTMMFMAHMQRAGHRPIALVGGGTAMIGDPSGRTDMRQMLTKEGIEHNVSCIKKQLENFIDFSDGKAILENNADWLLDLNYVDFLREVGTHFSVNRMLTAECFKQRLEKGLSFLEFNYMLMQGYDFYVLNEKHNCIMQLGGNDQWSNMIAGMELIRRKTSKQAYAMTCALLTNSEGNKMGKTAKGAVWLDPEKTSPYEFYQYWRNVDDAEVEQCLRLLTFIPMDEVRRLSALEGAEINEAKKVLAFEVTKLVHGEEEAIKAEDATKALFGGSGDLDSMPTTELEKSLFEEGVGILSLLTQIGLTKSNGEARRLITQGGISIKNSQVSDPSIVITLDDFEDNRLIIRKGKKVYHQIKLV
- a CDS encoding CoA pyrophosphatase codes for the protein MDFHYLEQVFKQRKGSSMDLIDNYAILLPLINMDGKWHILFEVRSEKLDRQPNEISFPGGKVEGKETFKEGAIRETCEELNIKSESITLLGELDYVLSSKSVVYGYVGVLEDLDVELLEYNRNEVGHVFTVPLDFFLKNEPEIHYTKLEVTPRADFPYHLIQNGRNYNWNKSSQAVYFYVYEDYVIWGLTARFVKNFVDIINRTEKN